The nucleotide window aaaaacaataaaattacgTTAACTTGAAATAAATTAAACTAGTCTTTGTCGGAATCGACCAAAAGGTGGGGTAAATCTTGACTTGCGAGATGATTTAtgagatcgtgttttagtctccaatgcgtgtCTTTATCCATCAACTCGCCCAACACCGTATCGTCTATAACGGGCTCGACCGGAGGATCCCGAATGTGCACCGGTGCGATCGCGTTTCCGTcgtctttcaaaatcatgttatgtaaaataatACACGTGTACAGAACACTCCTAATTTTTCTAACAGTTCTCGCTCACATCGGCCGACTCAATACACCCCATTTCCCcttcaaaacaccaaaagcccgttcgaCGTCTTTTCTTGCCGCCTCATGTTGCCTCTTGAATTTCTTTTCGTCTACTTCGTGAGGGTAAGGGatcgacttcacaaacacggaccacgGATGGTAGATTCCATCCACGAGCAAATAACCACGTTCGTATAAATGGGTGTTAACGTAAAATGGACATTTTGGCGCGGTTCCATTTCGTTCCGTGaaaaataacggagattgttgtaGCACATTGATATCGTTTTGTGAACCCGGCGGACCgcaaaaagcatgccaaaaccATAAATCTTGATATGCAACCGCTTCGAGCATAACAGTCGGGTATCAGTGATCTCCTCGCATATAATGGCCTCGATACTCTGTCGGACAAAATTGCCAAATGAAATGGGTGCAATCAAGGCTACCGAACATACCTGGAAGGTGATGTTTTTCCTCATGAGCTTTGTATAAAAGTGCCATGTCGTGGCTTGTCGGTCTACGTAAGAACTCGGGAGCATATATTTTGCAAACCGTGTCGCAAAAATATTCTAGGCACTCGCGGAAAGTTCTTTCGGCCATATGTAAGTACTCGTCGTTCTCGTCTGGAGTGTTACCAGTTGCGAGCTGTTTAATAGCCGATGTCACCTTTTGCAACGACGTAAAGCCCTTCCTACCTCGCACATCGAGGGCCTCTTGAAACCACGAGTCGTTCTCTTCCACGTCGCTCacaatttttagaaacaaacgtTTCGACATACGGAACCTATGCCGAAAAATATCTTCATTGTATTTCAGA belongs to Helianthus annuus cultivar XRQ/B chromosome 5, HanXRQr2.0-SUNRISE, whole genome shotgun sequence and includes:
- the LOC110942457 gene encoding uncharacterized protein LOC110942457 — protein: MADELPLWFRPISSDDSSDSSILFLQNLIEDAELQDTGTSNRRRYIERQREVGHETLMADYFVEDLKYNEDIFRHRFRMSKRLFLKIVSDVEENDSWFQEALDVRGRKGFTSLQKVTSAIKQLATGNTPDENDEYLHMAERTFRECLEYFCDTVCKIYAPEFLRRPTSHDMALLYKAHEEKHHLPDDGNAIAPVHIRDPPVEPVIDDTVLGELMDKDTHWRLKHDLINHLASQDLPHLLVDSDKD